Proteins encoded in a region of the Haloglomus salinum genome:
- a CDS encoding response regulator, which yields MASNVPPTVLLVEDDEPLADLYADWLRDDYHVEVVHGGEPALERLAEGGIDVVLLDRHMPDVSGDEVLVTLRDWGLDARVAMVTGVSPEMDVLEMGFDDYLLKPVDRGTLVETVEGLLDRGTYEELRIELGSLRVKRNVLQVEQSERRLAEDDRYEALCARIERLEALVEEHRSQAGVPAAD from the coding sequence ATGGCATCGAACGTTCCCCCAACCGTCCTCCTCGTCGAGGACGACGAACCGCTGGCGGACCTGTACGCCGACTGGCTCCGGGACGACTACCACGTCGAGGTCGTCCACGGTGGGGAGCCGGCGCTGGAGCGCCTTGCCGAGGGGGGCATCGATGTGGTGCTACTGGACCGCCACATGCCGGACGTCTCCGGTGACGAGGTCCTGGTGACGCTCCGGGACTGGGGGCTCGATGCACGCGTGGCGATGGTGACGGGCGTCTCCCCCGAGATGGACGTTCTGGAGATGGGGTTCGATGACTACCTGCTCAAGCCCGTGGACCGGGGGACGCTGGTGGAGACCGTCGAGGGGCTCCTCGACCGGGGCACGTACGAGGAACTCCGCATCGAACTCGGGTCACTCCGGGTGAAGCGCAACGTCCTGCAGGTCGAGCAGTCCGAGCGCCGCCTGGCGGAGGACGACCGCTACGAGGCGCTGTGTGCCCGTATCGAACGGCTCGAGGCACTGGTCGAGGAGCACCGCTCGCAGGCCGGGGTTCCGGCGGCCGACTGA
- the gltB gene encoding glutamate synthase large subunit, whose protein sequence is MQERTTGSASDDGATLLADPEDHRANCGVGVVFDLDGEGGHDVLADGLDLLENLEHRGTTGAEENTGDGAGVLIQIPDSFFRDELDVDLPPAREYAVGSVFLPQDDEAAASLQAVVEQELADQGLEAFHWRGVETDNSMLGATAVESEPQVAQVFVRPEGEFDADAFDRALYVGRRAIENRLEDEQPTGAERFYIVSLDRKTLVYKGLLKADQLPGYFPELTDERMASTFAMVHARFSTNTLGAWHLAHPYRNIIHNGEFNTIQGNINWMRARETDIAHEEFGDDIETIKPIIDDPEQSDTASVDNGLELLLEGGRDLPHALRMLIPEAWRKDGNHVPEERQEWYDYHASLVEPWDGPALVAATDGDRIGAVLDRNGLRPCRYDVLSDNTLVMASEAGAMDHDPSEIETRDRLQPGQLFLADPEEGRVIPDEEVFDGLLDEKYGEWVDAEQVDIDDIADREDRAPRGDVDGLRAHQAMYGYTYDEMDHLLEPMASDGKDPVGSMGDDTPLSVLSQFNRPLFTYFKQLFAQVTNPPLDYIREEVVTSMETRLGNQRNLLDESPAHARQLVCDSPVLTDAETASIKGLGGGDGELSSTVVDITYDPEAVASLEAAVEDLRSRATDAAREYDIVVLSDRRAGEDRVPIPSLLAVGGVHHHLVRNGLRNRAGLVIESGDPRAVHHFATLIGYGAGAVNPYLAYQSISDLVAGPDGADEEEAVDAYVHAVEDGLLKTMAKMGISTVESYQGAQIFEAVGLDSDFVAEYFEGTTARTEGIDIEDVETDLTKRHTVAWGEEADLERQGEYEHRSDGIFHEWNPQSVGALQQAVRTGDYERYGDFADLMNEQTEQLQTLRGLLEFDSDRDPVDIEDVQPVEEIVKHFSTAAMSLGSLSPEAHENNSIAMNRLGAKSNTGEGGEPPERFDTEKECNIKQVASGRFGVTSDYLTNAEEIQIKMAQGSKPGEGGHLPGKKVNEMIAHVRYATPGVGLISPPPLHDIYSIEDLKQLIHDLKAANPDADINVKLVSEAGIGTIAAGVAKANADVVHISGHSGGTGASPKTSIKNAGLPWELGLAEANQMLRATDLRNRIRVTADGGLKTGRDVAIAALLGAEEYVFGTASLVTSGCVMARQCHENTCPVGVATQRDELRNRFPGEPDHVINYMTFMAQELREIMADLGFTSLDEMIGRPEYLAQRTDVEQEKARKLDLSSVIAQPPGDQRRKTEPQTHEVDEQLDWDIMDELGDALETGEPAHLDMEIGNQHRAVGATLSNHISKEHGLDGLPEDTFRIDFDGVAGQSFGAFLKHGVTMSLTGSGNDYVGKGLSGGKLIVQTPNSAPYEPEENIVTGNVALYGATQGQMYVNGKAGERFAVRNSGVKAVVESVGDHGCEYMTGGVVVCLGDTGKNFAAGMSGGIAYVLDREGDFEDRVNYGMVETTRELGEQDRRMMRRLVENHVAHTDSDRAEYVLEHWEEELDKFVKVMPEAYSRALSEGAEDVREDLPESVGPDADAAGQGFAASTDD, encoded by the coding sequence ATGCAGGAACGCACGACAGGGTCCGCGAGCGACGACGGTGCGACGCTCCTCGCCGACCCCGAGGACCACCGCGCCAACTGTGGCGTCGGGGTGGTGTTCGACCTCGACGGTGAGGGTGGCCACGACGTACTGGCGGACGGTCTCGACCTCCTCGAGAACCTCGAGCACCGCGGCACGACCGGCGCCGAGGAGAACACGGGCGACGGGGCCGGCGTCCTCATCCAGATTCCGGACAGCTTCTTCCGCGACGAACTCGATGTCGACCTCCCGCCCGCCCGGGAGTACGCCGTCGGCTCCGTCTTCCTCCCGCAGGACGACGAGGCCGCAGCCAGCCTCCAGGCGGTCGTCGAGCAGGAACTCGCCGACCAGGGCCTCGAGGCCTTCCACTGGCGTGGCGTCGAGACGGACAACTCGATGCTGGGCGCGACGGCCGTCGAGAGCGAGCCACAGGTCGCGCAGGTCTTCGTCCGGCCCGAGGGCGAATTCGACGCGGACGCCTTCGACCGCGCACTGTACGTCGGCCGCCGGGCCATCGAGAACCGACTCGAGGACGAGCAGCCCACTGGTGCCGAGCGCTTCTACATCGTCTCACTGGACCGCAAGACGCTCGTCTACAAGGGGCTCCTGAAGGCCGACCAGCTCCCCGGCTACTTCCCCGAACTCACCGACGAGCGGATGGCCTCGACGTTCGCGATGGTCCACGCACGCTTCTCGACGAACACGCTCGGCGCGTGGCACCTCGCGCATCCGTACCGCAACATCATCCACAACGGCGAGTTCAACACCATCCAGGGCAACATCAACTGGATGCGGGCCCGGGAGACGGACATCGCCCACGAGGAGTTCGGCGACGACATCGAGACCATCAAGCCCATCATCGACGACCCGGAGCAGTCGGACACCGCATCCGTCGACAACGGGCTCGAACTCCTCCTCGAAGGCGGGCGCGACCTGCCCCACGCCCTGCGGATGCTCATCCCCGAGGCGTGGCGCAAGGACGGCAACCACGTCCCCGAGGAGCGTCAGGAGTGGTACGACTACCACGCCTCCCTCGTCGAGCCGTGGGACGGCCCCGCTCTGGTTGCGGCGACGGACGGCGACCGCATCGGTGCCGTCCTCGACCGGAACGGGCTCCGGCCCTGCCGCTACGACGTGCTGAGCGACAACACGCTGGTCATGGCCAGCGAGGCCGGTGCCATGGACCACGACCCCTCGGAGATCGAGACGCGCGACCGCCTCCAGCCCGGCCAGCTGTTCCTCGCCGACCCCGAGGAGGGGCGCGTCATCCCGGACGAGGAGGTCTTCGACGGCCTGCTCGACGAGAAGTACGGTGAGTGGGTCGACGCCGAACAGGTCGATATCGACGACATCGCCGACCGCGAGGACCGCGCTCCCCGCGGTGACGTGGACGGACTGCGGGCCCACCAGGCGATGTACGGCTACACGTACGACGAGATGGACCACCTGCTGGAGCCGATGGCGAGCGACGGCAAGGACCCCGTCGGCTCGATGGGCGACGACACGCCCCTCTCCGTGCTCTCGCAGTTCAACCGGCCGCTGTTCACGTACTTCAAGCAGCTGTTCGCGCAGGTCACGAACCCGCCGCTGGACTACATCCGCGAGGAGGTCGTCACGTCGATGGAGACGCGGCTGGGCAACCAGCGCAACCTCCTCGACGAGTCGCCCGCACACGCCCGCCAGCTGGTCTGTGACTCGCCCGTCCTCACCGACGCGGAGACGGCGAGCATCAAGGGGCTCGGCGGCGGCGATGGGGAGCTCTCCTCGACGGTCGTGGACATCACGTACGACCCCGAGGCGGTCGCGAGCCTCGAGGCGGCTGTCGAGGACCTCCGCTCGCGAGCCACCGACGCCGCACGGGAGTACGACATCGTCGTGCTCTCGGACCGCCGGGCCGGGGAGGACCGCGTCCCCATCCCCTCGCTGCTCGCGGTCGGTGGCGTCCACCACCACCTCGTCCGCAACGGCCTGCGGAACCGCGCGGGCCTCGTCATCGAGTCGGGCGACCCGCGTGCGGTCCACCACTTCGCGACGCTCATCGGCTACGGCGCCGGCGCGGTGAACCCGTACCTCGCCTACCAGTCCATCAGCGACCTCGTCGCCGGTCCGGACGGCGCCGACGAGGAGGAAGCGGTCGACGCCTACGTCCACGCCGTCGAGGACGGCCTCCTGAAGACGATGGCGAAGATGGGCATCTCGACCGTCGAGTCCTACCAGGGCGCCCAGATCTTCGAGGCGGTCGGCCTCGACTCGGACTTCGTCGCCGAGTACTTCGAGGGCACGACCGCCCGGACCGAGGGCATCGACATCGAGGACGTGGAGACCGACCTGACGAAGCGCCACACGGTCGCGTGGGGCGAGGAGGCCGACCTCGAACGGCAGGGCGAGTACGAGCACCGCTCGGACGGAATCTTCCACGAGTGGAACCCCCAGAGCGTGGGGGCGCTCCAGCAGGCGGTTCGGACGGGCGACTACGAGCGCTACGGCGACTTCGCGGACCTGATGAACGAGCAGACCGAGCAGCTCCAGACGCTGCGCGGCCTGCTGGAGTTCGACTCCGACCGCGACCCGGTCGACATCGAGGACGTGCAGCCGGTCGAGGAGATCGTGAAGCACTTCTCGACCGCTGCGATGAGCCTCGGGAGCCTCTCGCCCGAGGCCCACGAGAACAACTCCATCGCGATGAACCGGCTCGGGGCCAAATCCAACACGGGCGAGGGCGGCGAACCGCCCGAGCGCTTCGACACGGAGAAGGAGTGCAACATCAAGCAGGTCGCCTCCGGCCGCTTCGGGGTCACCTCCGACTACCTCACCAACGCCGAGGAGATCCAGATCAAGATGGCCCAGGGCTCCAAGCCCGGCGAGGGCGGCCACCTGCCCGGCAAGAAGGTCAACGAGATGATAGCGCACGTCCGGTACGCGACGCCGGGCGTGGGGCTCATCTCGCCGCCGCCGCTCCACGACATCTACTCCATCGAGGACCTCAAGCAGCTCATCCACGACCTGAAGGCGGCGAACCCGGACGCCGACATCAACGTCAAGCTCGTCTCCGAGGCCGGCATCGGCACCATCGCCGCCGGCGTCGCGAAGGCCAACGCCGACGTGGTCCACATCTCCGGTCACTCGGGCGGCACCGGCGCCTCCCCGAAGACCAGTATCAAGAACGCCGGCCTGCCGTGGGAGCTCGGGCTGGCCGAGGCCAACCAGATGCTCCGCGCGACGGACCTGCGCAACCGCATCCGCGTCACCGCCGACGGCGGCCTGAAGACAGGCCGCGACGTGGCCATCGCCGCCCTCCTCGGTGCGGAGGAGTACGTCTTCGGGACCGCCTCGCTGGTGACCTCGGGCTGTGTGATGGCCCGGCAGTGCCACGAGAACACCTGCCCGGTCGGCGTCGCCACCCAGCGCGACGAGCTGCGCAACCGGTTCCCCGGCGAGCCCGACCACGTCATCAACTACATGACGTTCATGGCCCAGGAACTGCGCGAGATAATGGCCGACCTGGGCTTCACGTCGCTGGACGAGATGATCGGCCGGCCGGAGTACCTGGCCCAGCGGACCGACGTAGAACAGGAGAAGGCCCGGAAGCTGGACCTCTCCTCGGTCATCGCTCAGCCGCCGGGCGACCAGCGACGCAAGACCGAGCCCCAGACCCACGAGGTCGACGAGCAGCTGGACTGGGATATCATGGACGAGCTGGGCGACGCCCTCGAGACGGGCGAACCCGCGCATCTGGACATGGAAATCGGCAACCAGCACCGCGCCGTCGGTGCGACCCTCTCGAACCACATCTCGAAGGAGCACGGCCTCGACGGGCTCCCGGAGGACACCTTCCGTATCGACTTCGACGGCGTCGCCGGCCAGTCGTTCGGCGCCTTCCTCAAGCACGGTGTCACGATGTCGCTGACCGGCAGCGGCAACGACTACGTCGGCAAGGGACTCTCCGGCGGGAAGCTCATCGTCCAGACGCCCAACTCCGCGCCGTACGAGCCCGAGGAGAACATCGTCACCGGCAACGTCGCGCTGTACGGCGCGACCCAGGGCCAGATGTACGTCAACGGGAAGGCCGGCGAGCGGTTCGCCGTCCGCAACTCCGGCGTGAAGGCGGTCGTCGAGTCCGTCGGCGACCACGGCTGCGAGTACATGACCGGCGGCGTCGTCGTCTGTCTGGGCGACACGGGCAAGAACTTCGCCGCCGGGATGTCTGGCGGTATCGCCTACGTCCTCGACCGCGAGGGCGACTTCGAGGACCGGGTGAACTACGGGATGGTCGAGACCACCCGTGAACTCGGCGAGCAGGACCGACGCATGATGCGCCGCCTCGTCGAGAACCACGTCGCCCACACCGACTCCGACCGTGCCGAGTACGTCCTCGAGCACTGGGAGGAGGAACTCGACAAGTTCGTGAAGGTGATGCCGGAGGCCTACAGCCGGGCGCTCAGCGAGGGTGCCGAGGACGTCCGCGAGGACCTGCCCGAGTCCGTTGGCCCGGACGCCGACGCCGCGGGGCAGGGCTTCGCGGCGTCGACCGACGACTAA